In the Candidatus Electrothrix sp. GW3-4 genome, one interval contains:
- the cbiQ gene encoding cobalt ECF transporter T component CbiQ: protein MTFEQFSDGTSFLHRADPRGKLISTGVLSLIIALSQRWNTAFLGLLLAFFLVLAARLSWTKIARRLLIVNSFNLLLCLILPLTYTANNTLSLLGITLSSTGLFLALLITVKSNAVILLFISLLATSTAAQLGHALQKLGLSPKLCLLLLFSYRYIALIQQELFRLQRAARLRCFQPKTNLHTYRTYSYMLGMMLVRSWNRAARVQQAMVLRGFSGEFHNLHDSGKMQKKDLLLLVILLLAGFGLMVL, encoded by the coding sequence ATGACCTTTGAACAGTTCAGTGACGGCACTTCATTTCTGCACCGGGCAGACCCTCGGGGCAAACTGATCAGCACTGGCGTGCTCAGCCTGATCATCGCCCTGAGTCAACGCTGGAACACAGCTTTTCTCGGCCTCCTGCTGGCATTTTTTCTTGTACTTGCAGCCCGCCTGTCATGGACAAAAATCGCTCGTCGCCTCCTGATCGTTAACAGCTTTAATCTCCTGCTCTGCCTTATTCTGCCCCTGACCTACACAGCCAACAACACCCTTTCGCTTCTCGGGATCACCCTCAGCAGCACCGGTTTGTTCCTCGCCCTGCTGATCACCGTTAAATCCAATGCTGTTATCCTGCTCTTTATCAGCCTACTGGCCACCTCCACGGCGGCCCAGCTCGGTCATGCCCTCCAGAAACTGGGCCTGTCACCGAAGCTCTGCCTGCTGCTGCTCTTTTCCTATCGTTATATAGCGCTTATTCAGCAGGAGTTGTTCCGCTTACAACGGGCAGCCCGCCTGCGTTGCTTTCAGCCAAAGACTAACCTGCATACGTATAGAACCTATAGTTACATGCTGGGCATGATGCTGGTCCGGAGCTGGAACCGAGCCGCACGGGTGCAGCAGGCGATGGTATTACGTGGATTTTCCGGAGAATTTCATAATTTGCACGATTCCGGCAAGATGCAGAAAAAAGACCTGTTGCTATTGGTGATTCTCCTGCTGGCCGGTTTCGGGTTGATGGTACTCTA